One genomic region from Gossypium hirsutum isolate 1008001.06 chromosome D13, Gossypium_hirsutum_v2.1, whole genome shotgun sequence encodes:
- the LOC107920252 gene encoding LOW QUALITY PROTEIN: protein RRP6-like 2 (The sequence of the model RefSeq protein was modified relative to this genomic sequence to represent the inferred CDS: inserted 2 bases in 1 codon) produces the protein MNINNYPIAMESLSEPSKDAQSLQTLASGTFSSSLSSLSSSSRTLPSNQDFHFFKNFDGFKLPIDQIAKISDSLLESIGSSAKTWCANKAINFPDRIGSIADDEAYDWLVDINDEILERFDVSVDEFQNIRKKEEETGRFIGSDPEINGFQLVYEKKKKKGDGGLMGDSVAESVSGKEGASPSYSGVKVKKWALAAGTSGKAKVPFHIPTIRKPQEEYNILVNNSNKPFEHVWLQRSEDGQRFVHPLEKLSVMDFVDKDIADIEPVKPPSIESTPFKLVEEVKDLKELAAKLRSVNEFAVDLEHNQYRSFQGLTCLIQISTRNENFVVDTLKLRIHIGPYLRELFKDPTKKKVMHGADRDIVWLQRDFGIYICNLFDTGQASRVLKMERNSLEHLLQHFSGVTANKEYQSADWRLRPLPAEMVRYAREDTHFLLYIYDLMRIKLLSMPMEPEHFDAPLVEVYKRSSDVCMQLYEKELLTENSYLHIYGLQAACLNAEQLSIVSGLYEWRDHIARSEDESTGYVLPNKILIEIAKQMPVTAGKLRRLLKSRLPYVERNLGAVVSIIKRSMQNAVSFEAAAQQLKMGRVLHASEECVAVNDGAVLVPPETCPDLKIGNDRTEIIDGGMGGLDGKTAKLASPPCKELVKTGSSIPGPDTDKKQKRCHMEPVVNSISMSTREGLTDSGLSPPSTKAGGATVQILKRPNCGFGAFLGNSATKKKSDIGKKEENKLEQIRSSVNLPFHSFLGIEEQSKLVTEEATKVSQISQPEEPPPVVATELTSEDIIMLEENSSKDESNDGGGGPKPSDASVGDSPVCYTSETNEGDNEETMSLTDLSTSFQQSTQSFKVKESKEQSGSLQIKPFDYEAARKQVKFGVDXQEKPGSQVNSARKKKNSAVGLLQIDDGTKLFPQARRRQAFPASGNRSATFP, from the exons ATGAACATCAACAATTATCCAATTGCAATGGAATCCCTGTCTGAACCTTCAAAAGATGCCCAATCTCTTCAAACCCTAGCTTCGGGtactttctcttcttctctttccTCACTGTCTTCCTCATCTCGAACCCTCCCTTCCAATCAAGACTTTCATTTCTTTAAGAATTTCGACGGTTTCAAGCTCCCCATTGATCAAATTGCCAAGATATCGGATTCTTTGCTTGAATCCATCGGCTCATCGGCTAAAACATGGTGCGCCAATAAAGCGATCAATTTTCCTGACAGAATTGGGAGTATAGCCGATGATGAAGCTTATGATTGGCTTGTTGATATCAACGACGAAATCTTGGAACGATTTGACGTTTCCGTGGATGAATTTCAAAATATCcgaaagaaagaagaggaaacgGGGAGGTTTATCGGGTCGGATCCGGAAATTAATGGGTTTCAATTGGTTTacgagaagaaaaagaagaaaggggATGGTGGGTTAATGGGTGACTCGGTTGCTGAGTCAGTGAGTGGGAAGGAAGGTGCGTCTCCGAGTTATTCTGGAGTGAAGGTGAAGAAATGGGCGTTGGCTGCAGGGACGTCGGGGAAAGCGAAGGTTCCTTTTCATATACCAACAATACGGAAGCCGCAGGAAGAGTATAATATACTTGTGAATAATTCGAATAAGCCTTTCGAACATGTTTGGTTGCAAAGGAGTGAGGATGGGCAACGCTTTGTTCATCCACTG GAGAAGCTGTCTGTTATGGATTTTGTGGATAAAGATATAGCAGATATTGAGCCTGTAAAACCACCCTCAATTGAGTCTACCCCATTCAAGCTGGTGGAGGAGGTAAAAGATTTGAAGGAGTTGGCAGCCAAATTACGCAGTGTAAATGAATTTGCG GTTGATTTGGAGCATAACCAATATAGATCATTTCAAGGATTGACTTGTTTGATACAAATTTCTACCAGAAATGAGAATTTTGTTGTCGATACTTTGAAGCTACGAATTCATATTGGCCCGTATCTTAGGGAATTATTCAAGGATCCCACCAAGAAAAAG GTTATGCATGGGGCAGACCGGGATATTGTGTGGCTTCAGCGGGACTTTGGCATATATATATGCAACCTCTTTGACACCGGACAG GCCTCGAGGGTCttgaaaatggaaagaaatagttTGGAACATCTTCTGCAACACTTTAGTGGAGTTACTGCTAACAAAGA ATATCAAAGTGCAGATTGGAGATTGCGTCCTCTTCCTGCTGAAATGGTCAG ATATGCTAGAGAAGACACACACTTTTTACTGTACATTTATGATTTAATGAGAATCAAATTGCTATCCATGCCTATGGAACCTGAACATTTTGATGCTCCGTTGGTAGAG GTCTACAAGAGAAGTTCTGATGTATGCATGCAACTATACGAGAAAGAGCTGCTGACAGAGAATTCATATCTCCACATATACGG GTTGCAGGCTGCTTGTTTGAATGCTGAGCAGCTATCAATTGTCTCT GGGCTTTATGAATGGCGAGACCATATTGCACGTTCAGAGGATGAAAGTACTGGCTATGTATTGCCTAACAAAATACTTATTGAAATTG CCAAGCAGATGCCTGTAACTGCTGGCAAGTTGCGTCGACTGTTGAAATCTAGACTCCCATATGTGGAGCGAAATCTTGGTGCAGTTGTTAGCATCATCAAGCGTTCTATGCAGAATGCTGTCTCATTTGAAGCTGCTGCTCAACAACTTAAAATGGGGCGTGTGCTACAC GCATCGGAAGAATGTGTAGCAGTTAATGACGGAGCTGTACTTGTACCTCCTGAGACTTGTCCAGACTTGAAAATTGGAAATGATAGAACAGAAATCATAGATGGTGGCATGGGGGGACTTGATGGGAAAACTGCAAAGCTTGCTTCTCCTCCATGTAAAGAATTAGTGAAGACTGGAAGCAGTATTCCTGGACCTGACACggacaaaaaacaaaaaagatgcCATATGGAGCCAGTTGTGAACAGTATCTCAATGTCTACGAGAGAAGGTCTTACCGATTCAGGGCTGAGTCCACCTTCGACAAAG GCTGGTGGAGCAACTGTTCAGATTCTGAAGAGACCTAACTGTGGCTTTGGGGCATTTCTGGGGAATTCTGCCACGAAGAAAAAATCTGATATAGGTAAAAAG GAAGAGAACAAGTTGGAGCAGATCAGATCTTCGGTGAATCTACCGTTCCACTCATTTTTGGGTATAGAGGAGCAGTCAAAACTGGTGACGGAGGAGGCAACTAAAGTATCACAAATTTCACAACCTGAAGAACCTCCTCCTGTGGTAGCTACCGAGTTGACATCTGAAGATATAATAATGTTGGAAGAAAATTCAAGTAAAGATGAATCAAATGATGGTGGTGGTGGCCCAAAACCCAGTGATGCTTCTGTCGGTGATAGTCCCGTTTGTTACACCTCGGAAACAAATGAAGGTGACAATGAGGAGACTATGTCCCTAACTGATTTATCTACAAGCTTCCAACAATCCACCCAGTCTTTTAAAGTCAAGGAATCAAAAGAACAGAGTGGTTCTTTGCAAATAAAGCCATTTGATTATGAGGCAGCCAGGAAACAGGTTAAATTTGGAGTAGA ACAGGAAAAACCAGGAAGTCAAGTAAACTCTGCCCGTAAGAAGAAAAATTCTGCAGTCGGGCTGCTGCAAATAGATGATGGGACGAAGCTGTTCCCGCAGGCTAGACGACGACAAGCTTTTCCTGCATCAGGGAATAGGAGTGCAACTTTCCCGTGA